Proteins encoded within one genomic window of Bacteroides sedimenti:
- a CDS encoding HU family DNA-binding protein → MNNKEFITELSNRLGYSAKETADLVSSAISVVSEQLQEGNTVVVQGFGTFDVKKKAERISVNPATKQRMLVPPKLVISYKPSNVLKDKFK, encoded by the coding sequence TTGAACAACAAGGAATTTATCACAGAACTATCCAATCGGTTGGGATACTCCGCCAAGGAGACCGCCGATCTTGTTTCGTCGGCCATTTCTGTTGTATCGGAACAGCTGCAGGAGGGAAATACTGTTGTTGTTCAGGGTTTTGGAACGTTCGACGTGAAGAAGAAAGCAGAGCGTATCTCTGTTAATCCGGCTACCAAACAGCGAATGCTGGTGCCGCCCAAATTGGTGATTAGTTATAAGCCAAGTAATGTATTGAAGGATAAGTTTAAATGA
- the rimO gene encoding 30S ribosomal protein S12 methylthiotransferase RimO, producing the protein MKKNTIDIITLGCSKNLVDSEQLIRQLEKNGYSVTHDSETPEGEIAIINTCGFIGDAKEESINMILEFAQAKEEGRLNKLYVMGCLSERYLKELSSEIPTVDKFYGKFDWKGLLQDLGKVYDERIHIERSLTTPKHYAYLKISEGCDRNCAYCAIPIITGGHVSRPMEEILDEVKYLVSNGVKEFQVIAQELTYYGLDLYKKQMLPELIEKISDIPGVEWIRLHYAYPAHFPTDLFRVMRERKNVCKYMDIALQHISNNVLSDMRRHVSKEETYQLMEQFRKEVPGIHLRTTLMVGFPGETEADFEELKEFVKRVRFDRMGAFAYSEEEGTYSAESFEDNVPHEVKQQRLNELMAIQQEISAELSAAKIGECYKVIIDRKEGDYYIGRTEFDSPEVDPEVLILGADLNLMIGQFYQVRVTDADDFDLFAELVNE; encoded by the coding sequence ATGAAAAAAAATACAATTGATATTATTACGCTGGGATGTTCTAAAAATCTGGTTGATTCAGAACAGCTGATTCGCCAGCTTGAGAAAAATGGATACAGTGTAACTCATGATTCTGAAACACCGGAAGGTGAGATTGCTATTATAAATACCTGCGGCTTTATTGGTGATGCCAAGGAAGAATCCATTAATATGATTCTTGAATTTGCCCAGGCAAAAGAGGAGGGACGACTCAATAAACTGTATGTGATGGGTTGCCTTTCCGAACGTTATTTAAAGGAACTTTCCAGTGAAATCCCGACAGTAGATAAATTCTATGGCAAGTTCGACTGGAAAGGACTTCTACAAGATCTAGGAAAGGTGTATGATGAACGTATTCATATAGAACGCTCGCTTACAACTCCCAAACATTATGCTTATCTGAAGATATCGGAAGGCTGTGACAGAAACTGTGCTTACTGTGCAATTCCAATTATCACCGGCGGTCATGTATCGCGCCCTATGGAAGAGATTCTTGACGAAGTGAAGTATCTGGTGAGCAATGGTGTAAAAGAATTCCAGGTAATTGCTCAGGAGCTTACCTATTATGGGCTCGATCTTTACAAAAAACAAATGTTGCCCGAACTGATTGAAAAGATTTCCGATATTCCCGGAGTGGAGTGGATTCGTCTGCATTATGCATACCCAGCTCATTTCCCGACGGATTTATTCCGTGTGATGCGCGAACGCAAGAATGTATGCAAATACATGGATATAGCTTTGCAGCATATCAGCAATAATGTGCTGTCGGATATGAGAAGACATGTATCGAAGGAAGAAACTTATCAATTAATGGAGCAATTCCGCAAGGAGGTTCCGGGAATTCATCTTCGTACGACATTGATGGTTGGCTTCCCTGGCGAAACAGAAGCTGATTTTGAGGAGCTGAAAGAATTTGTGAAACGTGTTCGGTTCGACAGAATGGGGGCGTTTGCTTATTCTGAAGAAGAGGGTACCTACTCAGCAGAAAGTTTTGAAGATAACGTACCTCACGAAGTGAAACAGCAGAGATTGAATGAACTCATGGCTATCCAGCAGGAAATTTCGGCCGAACTGAGCGCTGCTAAGATTGGTGAATGCTATAAAGTGATTATTGACCGCAAAGAGGGCGATTATTACATTGGACGTACCGAATTCGACTCTCCGGAAGTGGACCCTGAAGTATTGATTCTAGGAGCCGACCTAAACTTGATGATAGGTCAGTTCTATCAGGTAAGGGTTACAGATGCCGATGACTTTGATTTGTTTGCTGAATTGGTGAATGAGTAA
- a CDS encoding DUF58 domain-containing protein has protein sequence MEASELIKKVRQIEIKTRGLSNNIFAGQYHSAFKGRGMAFSEVREYQYGDDVRDIDWNVTARFHKPYVKVFEEERELTVMLLIDVSGSLEFGTVKQMKKDMVTEIAATLAFSAIQNNDKIGVIFFSDKIEKFIPPKKGRKHILFIIRELIDFQATSRRTNVRMGLEYLTNAIKKRCTAFLISDFIDNSDYKNALTIANRKHDVVAIQVYDRRVAELPAVGLMKVKDAETGHEQWIDTSSKALRKAHHEWWVKKQNILNELFTRSSVDSVSVRTDEDYVKALLNLFAKRK, from the coding sequence ATGGAAGCGAGTGAACTTATAAAAAAAGTTCGTCAGATTGAAATAAAAACTCGGGGACTATCGAATAACATCTTTGCCGGACAGTATCATTCTGCGTTTAAAGGGCGGGGAATGGCCTTTTCTGAAGTTCGTGAGTATCAATATGGCGATGATGTGCGGGATATTGATTGGAATGTAACGGCACGGTTCCACAAACCTTATGTGAAGGTGTTTGAGGAAGAGCGTGAACTTACCGTTATGTTGCTGATTGATGTTTCCGGAAGTCTTGAATTTGGTACGGTGAAACAGATGAAAAAGGACATGGTAACAGAAATTGCTGCCACCCTGGCGTTCTCTGCCATCCAGAACAACGATAAAATAGGTGTAATCTTTTTCTCGGACAAAATAGAGAAGTTTATTCCGCCCAAGAAGGGCAGGAAGCACATTCTCTTCATTATCCGTGAACTGATTGACTTTCAGGCAACCAGCCGTAGGACGAACGTTCGTATGGGGCTGGAATACCTGACCAATGCAATCAAGAAGAGATGCACTGCGTTTTTGATTTCCGACTTCATTGATAATTCAGATTACAAGAACGCATTGACCATAGCCAATCGTAAGCACGATGTGGTGGCTATTCAGGTTTATGACCGCCGTGTGGCTGAACTTCCAGCGGTTGGACTGATGAAAGTAAAAGACGCGGAAACCGGTCATGAGCAATGGATTGATACCTCTTCGAAAGCGTTGCGCAAAGCGCATCACGAATGGTGGGTGAAGAAACAGAATATTCTAAACGAATTATTCACCAGAAGCAGTGTAGATTCAGTCTCTGTGCGTACTGACGAAGATTATGTGAAAGCATTGCTGAATCTGTTTGCTAAAAGAAAATAA
- a CDS encoding AAA family ATPase: MAESIDIRELNERIEKQSAFVTNLMKGMDQMIVGQKHLVESLLIGLLSDGHILLEGVPGLAKTLAIKTLASLIDAKYSRIQFTPDLLPADVVGTMIYSQKDETFMVKKGPVFANFVLADEINRAPAKVQSALLEAMQERQVTLSKDTFMLPEPFLVLATQNPIEQEGTYPLPEAQMDRFMLKVVIDYPKLEEEKLIIRQNINGDKFDVKPILKADEILEARKVVRDVYLDEKIERYIVDIVFATRYPEKYGLKELKDMIAFGGSPRASINLALAARTYAFIKRRGYVIPEDVRAIAHDVLRHRIGLTYEAEASNVTSDEIVSKILNKVEVP, translated from the coding sequence ATGGCTGAATCGATTGATATCCGCGAGTTGAACGAACGGATAGAAAAACAAAGCGCATTTGTAACCAACCTCATGAAGGGGATGGATCAGATGATTGTGGGACAGAAACACTTAGTAGAGTCTTTGCTGATTGGGTTGCTCTCTGACGGACACATCCTGCTGGAAGGGGTACCGGGACTTGCAAAAACACTGGCAATTAAAACACTGGCTTCGTTGATTGATGCGAAATACAGCCGCATTCAGTTTACGCCCGACTTGTTGCCTGCCGATGTGGTTGGTACCATGATCTACAGTCAGAAGGACGAAACCTTTATGGTTAAGAAAGGTCCGGTATTTGCCAACTTCGTATTGGCAGATGAAATTAACCGTGCACCGGCAAAAGTTCAGAGTGCTCTGCTCGAAGCCATGCAGGAGCGTCAGGTTACTCTGAGCAAAGATACTTTCATGTTGCCTGAACCATTCCTGGTACTGGCTACCCAGAACCCCATCGAACAAGAGGGTACTTATCCGCTTCCTGAAGCGCAGATGGACCGTTTCATGTTGAAGGTGGTAATTGATTATCCAAAGCTGGAAGAAGAAAAGCTCATCATTCGCCAGAATATCAACGGAGATAAGTTTGATGTGAAACCTATCTTGAAAGCCGACGAGATTCTAGAAGCAAGAAAGGTGGTTCGTGATGTTTACCTGGACGAAAAGATTGAACGATATATCGTTGATATTGTGTTTGCTACACGTTATCCGGAGAAGTATGGCTTGAAGGAGTTGAAAGATATGATTGCCTTCGGTGGATCGCCACGTGCTTCTATCAACCTGGCACTGGCAGCCCGTACTTATGCATTTATAAAGAGACGTGGTTATGTGATTCCGGAAGATGTGCGTGCCATTGCACACGACGTTCTTCGTCACCGTATCGGTCTTACTTATGAAGCTGAAGCCAGCAATGTGACATCCGATGAAATAGTTAGCAAGATTCTTAATAAGGTGGAGGTGCCTTAG
- a CDS encoding vWA domain-containing protein: MIFANIKFLFLLILLVPYIVWYILKQRKNEAALQVSDTRVFAHTPKSYKIYLLHAPFVLRLIAFVMLILILARPQTTNNWQNTETEGIDIMMALDVSTSMLAEDLKPNRLEAAKEVAAEFINGRPNDNIGITLFAAESFTQCPLTVDHAVLLNLLNNTQCGMIEDGTAVGMGIANAVSRLKESKAKSKVIILLTDGSNNRGEISPLTAAEIAKSFGIRVYTIGVGTNGMAPYPYPTGGTVQYINVPVEIDEATLTQIAHNTDGKYFRATSTSKLKEVYHEIDKLEKTKLNVKAYSKRHEGYQPFALILFLCLLGEILLRNSILKKIP, encoded by the coding sequence ATGATATTTGCTAATATAAAATTTTTATTTCTGCTTATACTGCTTGTACCATATATTGTGTGGTATATCCTGAAGCAGCGGAAAAATGAGGCTGCGCTTCAGGTTTCCGACACCAGGGTATTTGCGCACACGCCCAAAAGCTATAAGATATATCTGTTGCATGCACCGTTTGTTCTTCGGTTAATTGCTTTTGTGATGCTGATACTGATACTTGCGCGTCCGCAAACTACCAACAACTGGCAGAATACGGAAACGGAAGGAATCGATATCATGATGGCACTTGACGTATCGACCAGTATGCTTGCTGAGGATCTGAAACCCAATCGTCTGGAAGCGGCAAAGGAGGTGGCAGCCGAGTTTATTAACGGTCGCCCGAACGATAATATCGGTATCACTCTTTTCGCAGCTGAAAGTTTTACTCAGTGTCCGCTAACCGTAGACCACGCCGTACTACTTAATCTTTTAAACAATACACAATGCGGTATGATAGAAGATGGAACAGCTGTGGGTATGGGTATTGCAAATGCAGTGTCCCGTTTAAAGGAGAGCAAGGCAAAATCGAAAGTGATTATTCTGTTGACCGATGGCTCTAACAATCGGGGAGAGATATCTCCGCTCACAGCTGCCGAAATTGCCAAAAGCTTTGGCATACGGGTATACACTATTGGCGTAGGAACAAACGGAATGGCTCCTTATCCGTATCCCACAGGCGGTACGGTACAGTATATCAATGTACCGGTGGAAATCGATGAAGCTACATTGACTCAGATTGCTCATAATACAGACGGAAAGTATTTCCGTGCAACAAGCACATCAAAGCTGAAAGAGGTTTACCACGAAATTGATAAGCTGGAGAAGACTAAGTTGAATGTAAAAGCATATAGCAAGAGACATGAAGGCTATCAGCCGTTTGCGCTGATATTGTTCCTGTGTCTTCTGGGCGAGATCCTTTTACGCAACTCAATATTAAAGAAAATACCGTAA
- a CDS encoding vWA domain-containing protein, whose product MFRFADPTYLYLLIILPFIAAFYIYSNFKRRKAIKKFGDPELMAQLMPDVSRYRPDVKFWLVFAALALTIVLMARPQFGTKAEKVERKGVEVIIALDISNSMLAEDIVPSRLQKAKMIVSKLVDEFDQNKVGLIVFAGDAFTQLPITSDFVSAKMFLESTTPALINRQGTAIGAAVDLAARSFTPQKGVGKAIVLITDGENHEPGAVEAVKEAKKKGIVVHVLGVGSTQGSPIPVPGSSNFKKDRQGNVIITKLNEEMCKELSAAGKGIYARVDNTNSAQKSLISAIDDMAKSDMESSVYSDYDEQFQGVAWLILLLLIADLMLLERKNPLFKNIKLFKI is encoded by the coding sequence ATGTTTCGATTTGCAGACCCGACATATTTATATCTGCTTATAATATTGCCGTTCATCGCAGCTTTCTATATCTATTCAAACTTTAAGAGACGGAAAGCAATTAAAAAGTTCGGCGACCCGGAACTGATGGCACAACTGATGCCCGATGTTTCCAGATATCGCCCGGACGTAAAATTCTGGCTTGTTTTTGCTGCATTAGCGCTGACCATAGTTCTGATGGCCCGTCCTCAGTTTGGTACTAAAGCTGAGAAGGTGGAGAGAAAAGGAGTAGAGGTTATTATTGCGCTTGATATATCCAACTCAATGTTAGCTGAAGATATTGTTCCAAGCAGATTGCAGAAAGCCAAAATGATTGTTTCCAAACTGGTTGATGAGTTTGATCAGAACAAAGTGGGACTGATTGTATTTGCTGGAGATGCTTTTACGCAACTTCCTATTACCAGCGATTTTGTTTCTGCCAAGATGTTCCTTGAATCGACCACTCCTGCATTGATAAACAGACAGGGTACCGCAATAGGTGCTGCAGTCGATCTGGCTGCACGGAGCTTTACTCCTCAGAAAGGGGTAGGTAAAGCGATCGTACTGATTACTGATGGCGAAAACCACGAACCAGGAGCAGTGGAAGCAGTAAAAGAAGCAAAAAAGAAAGGAATCGTGGTACATGTCTTGGGAGTTGGTTCAACACAAGGCTCGCCTATACCGGTTCCTGGCTCAAGCAATTTTAAGAAAGACCGACAGGGAAATGTGATTATCACCAAACTGAACGAAGAAATGTGCAAGGAGCTTTCTGCGGCAGGAAAAGGAATCTATGCTCGAGTGGACAATACAAACTCGGCCCAGAAATCGCTGATAAGCGCAATTGATGATATGGCGAAGTCGGATATGGAAAGCAGCGTCTATTCTGATTACGATGAGCAGTTTCAAGGGGTAGCATGGTTAATTCTGCTTCTGCTGATTGCTGATTTGATGCTGTTGGAGCGCAAAAATCCATTATTCAAGAATATTAAACTGTTTAAGATATAA
- a CDS encoding tetratricopeptide repeat protein: MSQVRYIIILAFLLLANGNAFAQRSERDYIRKGNKLFKDSFYVQAEINYRKALELNPNSSEALYNLGNAMSQQNKLKEAMQQYTAASQVEKNKTKLAKIYHNAGVLYQAAKHYQEAVQAYKQSLRNNPNDDETRYNLALAMKQMKEQQNKDKNKDKNKDKNKEKQKQDQKKNDKQKEQPKPQPNKNQMSKENAEQLLNAATQDEKQLQEKMKKRLPNQGRNLDKDW, from the coding sequence ATGTCACAGGTTAGATATATAATTATTTTAGCTTTCTTGCTTCTGGCCAATGGAAATGCTTTTGCGCAAAGAAGTGAAAGGGATTATATCCGCAAGGGTAATAAGCTGTTTAAAGACAGCTTTTATGTTCAGGCGGAGATAAACTACCGAAAAGCGCTGGAACTCAATCCGAATTCTTCTGAAGCCTTATACAACTTGGGAAATGCCATGTCTCAGCAAAACAAGCTTAAAGAAGCCATGCAGCAATATACTGCGGCTTCTCAGGTTGAGAAAAACAAAACCAAACTGGCAAAGATTTATCATAATGCCGGGGTGTTGTATCAGGCAGCCAAACATTACCAGGAGGCAGTTCAGGCTTATAAACAGTCTTTGAGAAATAATCCGAATGATGATGAAACCAGATATAACCTGGCACTGGCCATGAAACAGATGAAGGAACAGCAAAATAAGGATAAAAACAAAGACAAGAACAAGGACAAGAATAAAGAAAAACAAAAGCAGGATCAGAAAAAAAATGATAAGCAGAAGGAGCAACCAAAACCGCAGCCTAACAAAAATCAGATGTCTAAAGAAAATGCCGAGCAACTGCTGAATGCTGCTACGCAGGATGAAAAACAGCTGCAGGAAAAGATGAAGAAACGGCTTCCGAATCAGGGACGCAACCTGGATAAGGACTGGTAA
- a CDS encoding HU family DNA-binding protein, producing the protein MGERINIQNLIDLFAAKKGLTKKETESFLKEMFALIEQTLENDKYVKIKGFGTFKLIEVDSRESVNVNTGERFEIQGHTKISFTPDAVIRDQINKPFSHFETVILNEGVVFDDMNISEEEPDSDNETTVSEEMVMAGNTELSIDEPQAEEVLSERLVSDTEFKQEESTQTVEDTLTTENETIQEEVPVNAPAESAPIAVNTAKENITEVINTPEKIIDDAETPAEVAVASVTTDVKDNAEIPVEEANEPEKASSSNVEATPAEEVQTIASEEVVASNQQSTVPSEINPQDSIQKISAALSDAKAVLTSEEEAAAKTSVVKRADEKRTSATEEIIPAYPEKISVAAGPVYTKVTVSASVPVNETENTVSAETKSAVLPQETIKQDEEIEVTMPKQRNYAMYYFIGMITFLLLFVSSIFTFIYNPEFVMSLLPETTAENKVDSAKIAPVVVKKDTIHVKDSIPREEKKELKNEVAKMTQEAVRSNGQNKMDETVIHGKQTEQKNIKLNPADYKIVGTKGKYTVQEGESLVKISKLFYQSKDLWTLIVQHNPTAIKNPDYVPAGTVIRIPELQLKN; encoded by the coding sequence ATGGGCGAAAGAATTAACATACAGAATCTGATAGACTTATTTGCTGCCAAAAAAGGGCTAACAAAAAAAGAGACTGAAAGTTTTCTTAAGGAGATGTTTGCACTGATCGAACAGACTCTTGAGAATGATAAATATGTGAAAATCAAAGGGTTCGGAACCTTTAAATTGATTGAGGTTGACAGTCGTGAAAGTGTCAATGTCAATACAGGCGAACGTTTTGAAATTCAAGGACACACAAAAATATCTTTTACTCCCGATGCTGTCATTCGTGATCAGATAAACAAACCTTTCTCTCATTTTGAGACAGTAATTCTCAATGAAGGAGTTGTGTTTGATGATATGAATATCAGCGAGGAAGAGCCAGACAGTGATAATGAAACGACTGTTTCGGAAGAGATGGTTATGGCTGGAAATACGGAATTGTCGATTGATGAACCTCAAGCAGAAGAAGTTCTGTCTGAAAGACTGGTTTCGGATACAGAATTTAAGCAAGAGGAGAGTACTCAGACTGTTGAAGATACTCTAACTACAGAGAATGAAACAATTCAGGAAGAGGTACCTGTCAATGCACCTGCCGAATCTGCACCGATCGCTGTCAATACTGCAAAAGAAAACATAACTGAAGTCATTAATACTCCCGAGAAGATCATTGATGATGCAGAAACACCCGCCGAAGTTGCTGTTGCATCTGTAACGACAGATGTAAAAGACAATGCTGAAATACCTGTTGAAGAGGCAAATGAACCGGAGAAAGCTTCTTCCTCCAATGTAGAAGCAACGCCTGCTGAAGAGGTACAAACCATTGCCTCCGAAGAGGTTGTGGCGTCAAATCAGCAATCAACCGTCCCGTCAGAAATAAATCCTCAGGATTCCATTCAGAAGATTTCCGCTGCACTTTCGGATGCAAAGGCCGTTCTTACTTCAGAAGAAGAGGCTGCTGCAAAAACTTCGGTGGTGAAAAGAGCTGATGAGAAGAGAACTTCGGCAACAGAAGAGATAATTCCTGCATATCCCGAAAAGATATCAGTAGCAGCCGGACCAGTCTACACAAAGGTAACTGTATCGGCTTCGGTTCCTGTTAATGAGACGGAAAACACTGTTTCGGCCGAAACAAAGAGCGCTGTCTTACCTCAGGAAACAATCAAACAGGATGAGGAAATTGAAGTGACTATGCCAAAACAGAGAAATTATGCCATGTATTATTTTATTGGTATGATTACTTTCCTGTTGCTCTTTGTTAGCTCCATTTTTACCTTTATCTACAATCCTGAATTTGTAATGAGTCTATTGCCGGAAACAACTGCTGAAAACAAGGTTGATTCAGCAAAAATAGCTCCGGTAGTAGTCAAAAAGGATACTATCCATGTGAAAGATTCCATTCCTCGTGAAGAGAAAAAGGAACTGAAAAACGAAGTGGCTAAAATGACTCAGGAAGCAGTTCGCTCCAATGGGCAAAACAAGATGGATGAGACTGTGATTCATGGTAAACAAACAGAACAAAAAAATATAAAGCTGAATCCTGCAGATTATAAAATTGTAGGTACTAAAGGAAAGTATACCGTTCAGGAAGGAGAGTCTCTGGTTAAAATATCCAAGCTGTTCTATCAGTCCAAGGACTTGTGGACACTGATTGTGCAGCATAATCCCACTGCTATTAAGAATCCGGATTATGTTCCGGCAGGAACGGTGATTAGAATTCCGGAATTACAGCTTAAAAATTAA
- a CDS encoding BatD family protein, whose product MRKLIFLFIILLIPGINAFADNVRLVAEAPDAVAVGDQFRITYTVNTQNVKSFRASSMKGFDVLAGPYESRMTSSQYVNGKGSSVSSITYTYTVMASSKGTFTIGPATAIADGKAVASNSLRIKVLPADQTGGGSSNKAASRSLSSTKVSAQDLIIEGSVNKTSVYEQEAIVLTYKIYTLVDLRGFDNVKLPDFKGFQSQEVELPQTKQFSLERYKGRNYNSVIYRQFVLFPQQTGKLVINPARFDASVAKAVHTDDPFDAFFNGGSNVVDVKKSIITPQITVNVKALPGGKPANFCGGVGAFTLSSSVNSQNVKTNDAITIRITISGVGNLKLIETPKIEFPKDFEVYDPKVTNKFTLTKNGLSGSKVIEYLAIPRYAGDYKIPSASFSYFDSNSNSYKTLRTQEFNIKVAKGAGNASQVIANFTNKEDLKVLGSDIRYIKTNDVTFSEKGDFLYGSFLYYLLYIIPAALFIAFVIIYRKQAVENANVAKVRTKKANKVATKRMKVAGKLLSENKKEQFYDEVLKALWGYFSDKLSIPVSKLTKDNVESELTNYGVDAELTKEFLSVLNQCEFARYAPGDPNEAMDKVYASAIQVVSKMENIIKH is encoded by the coding sequence ATGAGGAAACTGATTTTCTTATTCATTATTTTATTGATACCCGGAATTAATGCTTTTGCAGATAATGTCAGATTGGTGGCAGAAGCACCGGATGCGGTCGCTGTAGGCGATCAGTTTAGAATTACATATACCGTGAATACGCAGAATGTTAAGAGCTTCAGGGCATCGTCCATGAAAGGATTTGATGTGCTCGCCGGACCGTACGAATCGAGAATGACTAGTTCTCAGTATGTAAACGGCAAAGGTTCTTCAGTAAGTTCAATTACATATACATATACGGTAATGGCAAGCTCGAAGGGAACTTTTACCATCGGACCGGCAACTGCTATAGCGGATGGAAAAGCCGTTGCTTCGAACAGTCTGCGCATTAAAGTGCTTCCGGCAGATCAGACTGGCGGCGGATCATCAAATAAAGCTGCTTCACGTTCTTTATCAAGTACAAAGGTCTCAGCACAAGATCTCATCATTGAGGGATCTGTAAACAAAACATCGGTATATGAACAAGAAGCAATTGTGCTTACCTATAAAATCTATACATTGGTTGATTTGAGAGGCTTCGACAATGTAAAACTGCCAGACTTTAAAGGATTTCAGTCACAGGAAGTTGAGCTGCCGCAAACAAAGCAGTTTTCTCTGGAACGATATAAGGGCAGAAATTATAATTCAGTAATCTACAGACAATTTGTGCTTTTCCCGCAGCAGACAGGCAAGCTGGTAATTAACCCTGCACGTTTTGATGCATCTGTGGCTAAAGCTGTACATACCGACGATCCGTTTGATGCATTTTTCAATGGAGGATCAAACGTGGTTGATGTGAAGAAATCAATCATAACACCACAAATTACAGTTAATGTAAAAGCCTTACCGGGTGGTAAACCTGCAAATTTCTGCGGTGGAGTAGGAGCCTTTACTTTGTCATCTTCTGTTAATTCTCAAAACGTTAAAACAAACGATGCCATTACAATCCGGATAACAATTTCAGGGGTAGGTAATTTAAAACTAATCGAAACTCCGAAGATTGAATTCCCCAAGGATTTTGAGGTGTACGATCCTAAAGTGACTAATAAGTTCACGTTGACCAAAAATGGCCTTTCTGGAAGTAAGGTGATTGAATATCTTGCTATTCCTCGTTATGCTGGCGATTACAAGATTCCGTCGGCATCATTCTCATATTTCGATAGTAACAGCAATAGCTACAAAACGTTGAGAACACAGGAGTTTAATATCAAGGTGGCTAAAGGTGCCGGAAATGCTAGCCAAGTTATTGCCAACTTTACTAATAAGGAAGATTTAAAAGTGCTGGGATCTGATATTCGTTATATCAAAACCAATGATGTTACTTTCTCAGAAAAAGGAGACTTCCTTTATGGCTCATTCCTGTATTATCTGTTATACATAATTCCTGCTGCGCTCTTTATCGCCTTTGTAATCATATATAGAAAACAGGCTGTTGAGAATGCCAATGTTGCAAAGGTTCGTACGAAGAAAGCCAATAAAGTGGCAACAAAGAGAATGAAAGTTGCAGGTAAGCTGCTCAGCGAAAATAAGAAGGAACAGTTCTATGATGAGGTGCTGAAAGCTCTTTGGGGATACTTCAGCGACAAATTGAGTATTCCGGTGTCTAAACTAACCAAAGATAATGTTGAGTCCGAACTTACTAACTATGGTGTTGATGCGGAATTGACTAAAGAATTCTTGTCTGTACTCAACCAGTGTGAGTTTGCTCGTTATGCACCAGGCGATCCAAATGAAGCGATGGATAAGGTTTATGCTTCTGCCATTCAGGTAGTGAGTAAAATGGAAAACATTATTAAACACTAA
- the ftsY gene encoding signal recognition particle-docking protein FtsY, whose translation MGFFSFFSKEKKEVLDKGLSKTKESVFNKIARAVAGKSKVDDEVLDNLEEVLITSDVGVETTLNIIKRIEQRVASDKYVNAQELNHILRDEIAALLKENNSDDAEEFSVPADKTPYVIMVVGVNGVGKTTTIGKMAYQYKKAGKSVYLGAADTFRAAAVEQLVIWGERVGVPVIKQKMGADPASVAFDTLSSAVANKADVVIIDTAGRLHNKVSLMHELTKIKNVMKKVIPDAPHEVLLVLDGSTGQNAFEQAKQFTLATEVSAMAITKLDGTAKGGVVIGISDQFKIPVKYIGLGEGMEDLQVFRKTEFVDSLFGEN comes from the coding sequence ATGGGATTTTTTAGTTTTTTCTCCAAAGAAAAAAAAGAAGTTCTAGATAAGGGATTATCTAAAACCAAGGAAAGCGTCTTTAACAAGATTGCCAGAGCTGTAGCAGGAAAATCGAAGGTGGATGATGAGGTTCTGGATAATCTGGAAGAAGTTTTGATTACCTCTGATGTTGGGGTGGAAACTACACTCAATATTATCAAGCGGATTGAACAAAGAGTTGCTTCTGATAAATATGTTAATGCACAGGAACTGAATCATATTCTCCGCGATGAAATTGCTGCTTTACTGAAAGAAAACAACTCCGACGATGCTGAAGAGTTCAGCGTACCGGCCGATAAGACTCCTTACGTAATCATGGTGGTGGGTGTAAATGGCGTTGGCAAAACAACAACAATCGGTAAAATGGCATATCAGTATAAAAAAGCCGGTAAGTCGGTTTACCTGGGTGCTGCAGATACATTCCGCGCTGCTGCCGTAGAACAGCTGGTAATCTGGGGAGAAAGAGTGGGAGTGCCTGTGATTAAACAGAAGATGGGAGCCGATCCTGCTTCCGTGGCATTTGATACATTGAGCTCTGCAGTGGCCAATAAGGCAGATGTGGTGATTATTGATACAGCTGGGCGTCTTCACAATAAAGTGAGCCTGATGCACGAACTTACCAAGATTAAAAACGTGATGAAAAAAGTGATTCCGGATGCCCCTCACGAAGTGTTACTGGTACTCGACGGTTCTACAGGACAAAACGCTTTTGAACAAGCCAAACAATTTACATTGGCTACGGAAGTGTCTGCCATGGCCATCACAAAGTTAGATGGAACAGCGAAAGGTGGCGTGGTTATAGGTATTTCTGACCAGTTTAAAATTCCAGTGAAATACATCGGGCTTGGAGAAGGTATGGAAGACTTGCAAGTGTTCCGTAAAACAGAGTTTGTTGATTCCCTATTTGGAGAAAATTAA